Proteins from a single region of Paraglaciecola sp. T6c:
- a CDS encoding purple acid phosphatase family protein, whose amino-acid sequence MTARLFSQPLSLALLLPLLLYVSVANGEAVSVKALTPHPVATQWPDRIIATPTVSPADSFSVTWRTDNSVNRAYGQIVQAQPDARYDTNAAQFVAKTHSAALANGIGDSGHFRYPANDGLPNVHYHSLTFKDLHADTYYNYRVAGATGMWSPWQQIKTAPVDTHQDFSFLYFGDAQNGIYSHWPLVLRRAWQHAPNAKFAIYAGDLVNEGASDQQWSNWLNAGQFIHRTLPAVLVAGNHEYDWQVQENAQKSWALSTLWQSQFTLPLTPSLPSALQETAYVTHYPEMDVFVLDSEARGDINLLQAQAHWLDQALQTSTAKWRIVTMHHPIFSSCGMPLNTPGQDEPEIRAAFLPIMLKHKVDLVLQGHDHAYARGSIGIQSDIHKMATPSSTKQVKIVFVTSVAGPKTYPIKSTRWDEYGDYDVTLERIGENTPTYQIIKKTQDNLIYQSFTSDGQIYDEFTLRKDNQGNKTLSVAKELPPQRTFKNTGLYKTHHDLAE is encoded by the coding sequence ATGACAGCCCGTCTTTTCTCGCAGCCTTTAAGCCTGGCTCTGCTCCTACCGCTTTTGCTGTACGTGAGTGTGGCCAATGGCGAAGCGGTTTCAGTTAAAGCGTTAACCCCACACCCAGTTGCCACCCAATGGCCGGATCGTATCATTGCCACTCCAACGGTCTCCCCAGCAGACAGCTTTTCGGTGACATGGCGTACCGATAATTCAGTCAACAGAGCCTACGGGCAAATTGTTCAAGCACAACCTGATGCACGCTATGATACAAACGCGGCTCAGTTTGTAGCGAAAACGCACAGCGCTGCACTGGCCAATGGAATCGGCGACTCTGGTCACTTTCGCTATCCAGCCAATGATGGTTTGCCCAATGTTCATTACCATTCACTAACCTTCAAAGATTTACACGCCGATACGTATTACAACTACCGTGTTGCGGGCGCAACGGGTATGTGGTCCCCGTGGCAACAAATTAAAACTGCCCCTGTTGATACCCATCAAGACTTTTCCTTCTTGTACTTCGGTGACGCCCAAAATGGTATTTATTCACATTGGCCATTAGTACTTCGCCGCGCTTGGCAACATGCACCGAATGCTAAATTTGCTATTTATGCGGGGGATTTAGTCAATGAAGGAGCAAGCGATCAACAATGGTCAAACTGGCTGAACGCAGGGCAATTCATTCATCGTACATTGCCAGCGGTGCTCGTGGCCGGTAACCATGAATATGATTGGCAAGTACAAGAAAACGCGCAAAAAAGCTGGGCACTATCCACATTGTGGCAAAGCCAATTTACCCTGCCCTTGACCCCTTCTTTACCTAGCGCACTGCAAGAAACAGCCTACGTTACCCATTACCCAGAGATGGATGTTTTTGTACTTGACTCCGAAGCCCGTGGTGACATCAATTTATTGCAAGCTCAAGCGCATTGGTTAGACCAAGCGCTACAAACTAGCACAGCGAAATGGCGTATCGTGACGATGCACCACCCTATCTTCTCGTCATGCGGTATGCCGTTAAATACCCCAGGGCAAGATGAACCCGAAATACGCGCAGCATTTTTGCCCATTATGTTAAAGCACAAGGTTGATTTGGTGCTGCAAGGCCACGATCACGCCTACGCGCGGGGCAGCATCGGCATTCAAAGCGACATTCATAAAATGGCCACACCTTCCTCAACGAAGCAAGTTAAAATCGTATTTGTCACCTCTGTAGCAGGACCTAAGACCTACCCGATTAAATCGACGCGCTGGGATGAATACGGTGACTACGATGTCACACTAGAGCGCATTGGCGAGAACACCCCAACCTACCAAATCATCAAGAAAACCCAGGATAATCTCATTTACCAGTCTTTCACCTCTGATGGGCAGATTTACGATGAATTCACTTTACGTAAAGACAATCAAGGAAATAAAACGTTAAGCGTCGCTAAGGAGTTACCCCCCCAGCGCACATTTAAAAAT